In Polynucleobacter arcticus, the following proteins share a genomic window:
- the dapA gene encoding 4-hydroxy-tetrahydrodipicolinate synthase produces the protein MPAIVTPMLEDGSLDFPALRSLLDWHVNEGSDGIVIVGTSGESPTVSVEEHCELIKVAVDHIAGRIPVIAGTGGNSTTEAIELTKFAKSVGADASLQVVPYYNKPTQDGMFAHFKKIAESVDLPVILYNVPGRTVADLAGETTVRLAALPGIIGIKDATGSIERGTLLLADLKRAGHHDFSVFSGDDLTAAMLMLMGGKGNISVTANIAPRLMHDLCQAAMSDDVVKTRAIQYQLLAVHKAMFTEANPIPVKWALHEMGKITAGIRLPLTPLSVALREPLKTAMKQAGLL, from the coding sequence ATGCCGGCTATTGTGACTCCGATGCTAGAGGATGGAAGTTTAGATTTCCCTGCCTTGCGTTCATTGCTCGACTGGCATGTCAACGAAGGTTCAGATGGTATCGTCATCGTGGGTACCAGTGGCGAGTCGCCAACAGTTTCTGTTGAAGAACACTGTGAACTGATTAAAGTAGCTGTTGATCACATTGCTGGACGCATTCCTGTCATCGCTGGAACTGGTGGAAATTCCACCACAGAAGCAATCGAGTTAACCAAATTTGCTAAATCAGTTGGCGCTGATGCAAGTCTGCAGGTTGTCCCGTATTACAACAAGCCTACTCAAGACGGTATGTTTGCTCACTTCAAGAAGATCGCAGAGTCTGTTGATTTGCCAGTTATTCTCTATAACGTTCCTGGTAGAACGGTTGCTGACCTCGCTGGTGAAACTACGGTTCGTCTTGCCGCATTGCCTGGAATTATCGGTATTAAAGATGCAACCGGTAGCATTGAGCGAGGCACCTTATTGCTCGCTGATTTAAAGCGTGCTGGACATCATGATTTCTCGGTATTCTCTGGCGATGATCTAACTGCTGCAATGCTGATGCTGATGGGTGGCAAAGGAAATATTTCTGTTACAGCAAACATTGCGCCACGTTTGATGCATGACTTATGTCAGGCGGCTATGTCTGATGATGTTGTTAAAACGCGTGCGATTCAATATCAATTATTGGCTGTACATAAAGCCATGTTTACCGAGGCGAACCCAATTCCCGTGAAATGGGCCCTGCATGAAATGGGCAAAATCACAGCTGGAATTCGTTTGCCTTTAACCCCTTTGAGTGTTGCTTTGCGCGAACCTTTGAAGACTGCAATGAAACAGGCCGGCTTACTATGA
- a CDS encoding tryptophan--tRNA ligase produces the protein MFEERVLSGMRPTGSLHLGHYHGVLKNWVRLQSEYPCYFFVADWHALTTHYETPDLIEQSVWDMVIDWLACGVDPNQATLFIQSKVPEHAELFLLLSMGTPLGWLERVPTYKDQIDKLKEKDLQTYGFLGYPLLQAADILIYRAQFVPVGEDQVPHVEMTREVARRFNYLYGREPGFEEKALEAVKKLGSKRAKMYAELRVAFQERGDDEALEQAKALLQEAQSLSMADRERLFGFLEGARKIILPEPQALLTSASRMPGIDGQKMSKSYGNTISIREKPEEVIRSIRTMPTDPARVRRTDPGDPARCPVWQLHTVYSSEDTKTWVQKECKSAGIGCLECKQPVIDAILAEQQPMFERAQKYLDDPSLLRSIIADGCDKARKVAQETMREVRESMGLAYD, from the coding sequence ATGTTTGAAGAACGCGTTCTCTCTGGTATGCGACCAACCGGTAGTTTGCACCTCGGCCATTACCATGGTGTTTTAAAGAATTGGGTTCGTTTGCAGTCTGAGTATCCTTGCTACTTTTTTGTAGCAGACTGGCATGCCTTAACAACCCATTATGAAACCCCCGATCTGATTGAGCAGTCGGTCTGGGATATGGTGATTGATTGGCTTGCATGTGGGGTTGATCCTAATCAGGCGACTTTATTCATTCAGAGCAAAGTGCCTGAGCATGCTGAACTATTTTTGCTTCTCTCAATGGGTACTCCACTGGGCTGGCTTGAGCGAGTTCCAACCTATAAAGATCAAATTGACAAGCTTAAAGAAAAAGATCTGCAGACCTATGGTTTCTTAGGCTACCCTTTGTTACAAGCTGCCGACATTCTGATTTATCGTGCGCAATTTGTGCCGGTTGGTGAAGACCAAGTTCCTCACGTCGAGATGACACGTGAAGTAGCACGCCGCTTTAACTATCTTTATGGTCGCGAGCCTGGCTTTGAAGAGAAGGCCCTGGAAGCAGTTAAAAAATTAGGTAGTAAGCGCGCCAAGATGTACGCTGAGTTGCGCGTAGCGTTTCAGGAGCGGGGTGATGACGAGGCTTTAGAGCAAGCTAAGGCATTGCTTCAAGAAGCGCAAAGTCTTTCCATGGCGGACCGTGAAAGATTGTTTGGTTTCTTGGAGGGCGCCCGTAAAATTATTTTGCCAGAGCCGCAAGCTTTGCTCACTTCCGCTTCGCGTATGCCAGGCATTGACGGACAAAAAATGTCAAAGTCCTACGGTAATACGATTAGCATTCGCGAGAAGCCGGAAGAAGTCATTCGCTCTATACGTACTATGCCAACGGACCCGGCTCGCGTTCGCAGAACCGATCCGGGCGATCCTGCGCGTTGCCCAGTTTGGCAACTGCATACTGTGTATTCCAGTGAAGATACTAAAACGTGGGTACAAAAAGAATGTAAGTCAGCGGGTATTGGCTGTTTAGAGTGCAAGCAGCCAGTAATCGATGCGATTCTTGCTGAGCAGCAACCGATGTTTGAGCGCGCACAGAAGTACTTAGATGATCCAAGCCTGCTGCGTTCAATTATTGCTGATGGTTGCGATAAAGCGCGTAAGGTTGCTCAAGAAACAATGCGTGAGGTCCGTGAGTCTATGGGTCTTGCGTACGATTGA
- the cysE gene encoding serine O-acetyltransferase: MFNSLFDQVDSIIVRDPAARNRLEVITCYPGLHAVWIHKASHGLWNLGFKWIARLLSMVARWITGIEIHPGAKIGQRVFLDHGLGIVIGETTEIGDDCTIYQGVTLGGTSLYKGVKRHPTLGKGVVISAGAKVLGGFTVGDGARVGSNAVVLKEIPAGATAVGIPARILHPDLPQASTPESKAKEYFSAYGVTPNVDDPVSMALKGLIDATLEQEAKIAALEKALAKLSNTPTSDANESSDTKRDLGALKEWLKE, translated from the coding sequence ATGTTTAATTCACTCTTCGACCAAGTCGATTCCATCATTGTTCGTGACCCAGCCGCCAGAAATCGCCTGGAAGTAATTACCTGCTACCCAGGTTTGCATGCAGTATGGATTCATAAAGCATCACATGGCCTCTGGAACCTTGGCTTTAAATGGATTGCGCGACTCTTGTCGATGGTGGCACGTTGGATTACTGGCATTGAAATCCATCCGGGTGCAAAGATCGGTCAGCGAGTATTTTTAGATCACGGTCTAGGTATCGTTATTGGGGAAACCACAGAAATTGGTGATGATTGCACCATCTACCAGGGCGTTACTTTGGGCGGTACCTCCTTATATAAGGGGGTTAAGCGTCATCCTACTTTAGGTAAGGGAGTGGTGATTAGTGCTGGCGCCAAAGTCTTAGGAGGCTTCACTGTAGGTGATGGTGCACGTGTTGGCTCAAATGCTGTGGTACTAAAAGAAATTCCAGCCGGAGCAACTGCAGTCGGGATTCCTGCGCGCATCTTGCACCCAGATTTACCGCAGGCTAGCACTCCAGAAAGTAAGGCAAAAGAGTATTTCTCTGCCTATGGAGTCACTCCTAACGTGGACGATCCAGTCTCTATGGCTTTAAAGGGTTTGATTGATGCCACTCTAGAGCAAGAAGCCAAAATCGCCGCACTAGAGAAAGCGCTTGCAAAGTTAAGCAATACACCGACATCAGATGCCAATGAGTCTAGTGATACAAAACGTGATCTTGGCGCTTTAAAAGAGTGGCTAAAAGAATAA
- a CDS encoding FKBP-type peptidyl-prolyl cis-trans isomerase, whose amino-acid sequence MKIEKNTVVSLRYKLTDAQNNIIEEPDAPMVYLHGGYEGTFPKIETLLDGQDLGYEASIQLEPSEAFGEYDPELLKIEPRARFPEPLEVGMQFEGVPDAEEEGDAGDGDDDPLIYTVTDVADSQVVLDGNHPLAGMALRFWVQVEDVRTATDEEIENRYPEGGEAFAFGMPGDEPDDGDDESAGGTSSAGTSSPTLH is encoded by the coding sequence ATGAAGATCGAAAAAAATACCGTTGTGTCCCTGCGCTACAAATTGACTGACGCGCAAAACAATATTATCGAGGAACCAGATGCTCCGATGGTATACCTGCACGGTGGATATGAGGGCACTTTTCCAAAGATCGAAACCTTATTAGATGGTCAAGACCTCGGTTATGAGGCCAGCATTCAGCTTGAGCCTAGCGAGGCTTTTGGTGAATATGACCCAGAGCTATTAAAGATTGAGCCACGTGCCCGTTTTCCAGAGCCCTTAGAAGTCGGCATGCAATTTGAGGGCGTGCCTGACGCCGAGGAAGAGGGCGATGCTGGTGATGGAGATGATGACCCCCTAATTTACACCGTAACTGATGTAGCGGACAGTCAAGTAGTGTTAGATGGCAACCATCCTTTAGCTGGTATGGCTCTGCGATTTTGGGTTCAGGTCGAGGATGTTCGCACAGCTACCGATGAAGAAATTGAAAATCGCTATCCTGAAGGTGGCGAAGCATTTGCTTTTGGGATGCCGGGCGATGAGCCCGATGATGGTGATGATGAGTCGGCAGGTGGTACTTCAAGTGCGGGTACTTCGTCACCAACCCTGCATTAA
- the bamC gene encoding outer membrane protein assembly factor BamC, which translates to MMNLLQLLRQYFAVLLILSAVCFSLTACKSVTTNDTVDYKSAGAVRGPNLSLPPDLVTSQADRRYIVQDGSATMSEYNAAVKKSVQTRKNVMTGIPGMRIARDGERRWLVVEKPAPELYPQIKDFWQENGFLLVIDSPSTGIMETDWAENRAKIAQDFIRSFIGGALDSLYDTGERDKYKTRLEVSKPNETEIYITQRGAIEKCTTDSTGSCISTIWTARPNDPELEAAFLARLMERLGMSQEQAKAQVAAPLGPKTPKAKLVQQGVNTAYIDIAAGFDRAWRDTGLALDRSNFTVEDRNRANGIYYVRYVNPKDLGDTKGFFTNLFSSKDDSSLKAKKYQVVVKSTSENASSIYVQGADGKPENTAAGLQLLTLLTEQMIR; encoded by the coding sequence ATGATGAATTTGCTCCAACTTCTGCGCCAGTATTTCGCAGTCTTGCTGATACTTTCCGCTGTGTGCTTTAGCTTAACAGCTTGCAAATCAGTGACAACGAATGACACTGTTGACTATAAGTCTGCTGGAGCAGTTCGTGGGCCTAACTTATCTCTTCCTCCGGACTTAGTTACCTCCCAGGCGGATCGTCGCTATATTGTTCAAGATGGCTCCGCCACAATGTCTGAGTACAACGCTGCAGTGAAAAAATCAGTCCAGACACGAAAAAACGTGATGACTGGTATTCCAGGTATGCGCATTGCCCGTGATGGAGAGCGCCGTTGGTTGGTAGTTGAAAAGCCGGCCCCTGAGCTCTATCCACAAATTAAAGATTTTTGGCAGGAGAATGGCTTCTTATTGGTGATTGATTCCCCATCGACTGGCATTATGGAGACGGATTGGGCTGAGAATCGTGCCAAGATTGCTCAAGACTTTATCCGTTCCTTTATTGGTGGAGCTTTGGACTCCTTGTACGACACTGGCGAGCGCGATAAATATAAAACACGTCTGGAAGTCAGTAAGCCAAACGAAACAGAAATTTACATCACCCAGCGTGGTGCCATTGAAAAATGTACGACTGATAGCACTGGCTCTTGTATTTCCACAATTTGGACGGCGCGACCAAATGATCCTGAGCTCGAGGCAGCTTTCTTAGCTCGATTGATGGAGCGTTTAGGCATGAGCCAGGAACAGGCCAAAGCTCAGGTTGCAGCTCCACTAGGCCCCAAGACGCCAAAGGCAAAATTAGTTCAACAGGGCGTCAATACGGCTTATATTGATATAGCGGCTGGCTTTGACCGTGCATGGCGCGATACTGGGCTTGCCTTGGATCGCTCGAACTTTACCGTTGAAGATCGTAACCGTGCTAACGGCATTTACTATGTTCGCTACGTAAACCCCAAAGATTTGGGTGATACTAAAGGGTTCTTCACTAATTTATTTAGCAGTAAGGACGACTCTAGCCTGAAGGCTAAAAAGTATCAAGTGGTTGTTAAATCAACCAGCGAGAATGCTTCATCCATTTATGTGCAAGGCGCTGATGGTAAGCCTGAAAACACTGCTGCTGGATTACAGCTTTTGACCTTGCTCACCGAGCAGATGATTCGATAA
- a CDS encoding 3',5'-nucleoside bisphosphate phosphatase, whose product MTSHSSLNADLHCHSVVSDGTLTPEQLAERAHGNGVQLWALTDHDELGGQERARIAASLLGMDYVSGVEISVSWMGQTIHIVGLGIDATHAGILEGLRRTRDGRGNRAKMMAEQLSKVGIAGAYEGALHFAGNHDLISRTHFARFLVEQGVCRDTDHVFKNYLVEDKPGYVPHLWASLDDAVAWIKGAGGAAVIAHPGRYKLSAMQMDELYKHFKDIGGIAIEVITGSHSPNQYQTYGKIAQHYGFLASRGSDFHDPEESYIDLGTLPHLPEHLTPVWTLFH is encoded by the coding sequence ATGACCAGTCATTCCAGCCTAAACGCCGACTTACACTGCCATTCCGTGGTTTCTGATGGAACCTTAACGCCTGAGCAGCTGGCAGAGCGTGCTCACGGTAATGGTGTTCAATTATGGGCGTTGACCGATCACGACGAGTTGGGCGGTCAGGAAAGAGCCCGAATTGCGGCGAGCTTGCTAGGTATGGATTATGTTTCTGGAGTTGAAATCTCTGTCAGCTGGATGGGTCAGACCATTCATATAGTTGGCCTCGGAATTGATGCCACCCATGCAGGAATTTTAGAGGGATTGCGTCGTACACGCGATGGGCGGGGCAATCGCGCCAAAATGATGGCCGAGCAATTATCGAAGGTGGGCATCGCTGGCGCCTATGAAGGTGCCCTCCATTTCGCTGGTAACCATGACTTAATTTCTCGTACACACTTTGCACGCTTTTTGGTTGAGCAAGGCGTTTGCCGTGATACCGATCATGTCTTTAAGAATTATTTAGTCGAAGACAAGCCTGGTTATGTACCCCATCTCTGGGCATCATTAGATGACGCAGTAGCCTGGATTAAGGGTGCCGGTGGTGCAGCTGTGATTGCGCATCCTGGGCGTTACAAGTTGAGTGCTATGCAGATGGATGAACTTTACAAGCATTTTAAGGACATCGGCGGGATAGCCATTGAAGTAATCACTGGTAGCCACAGCCCTAATCAATATCAAACCTATGGCAAGATTGCCCAGCATTATGGATTTTTGGCTTCTCGAGGATCTGATTTTCACGATCCAGAAGAGAGTTATATTGACCTTGGGACTTTGCCACATCTACCTGAGCATTTAACCCCTGTATGGACGCTATTTCATTAA
- the zapE gene encoding cell division protein ZapE has translation MKALEYYHQELKLRGYHSDPAQLAAIERLQDCEDEWVAYKEIRSNGLKKKLFKPKLPRGVYLWGGVGRGKSFLMDCFFAASPLEKKIRIHFHEFMREVHRELHELSGMADPLDELAKRISNRYRLICFDEFHINDIADAMILYRLLSALFEDRVQFVMTSNYQPSQLYPNGLHRDRLLPAIKLLEEQLDVMNVDAGNDYRRVQMAQVEAYLTPVNANTSAILMQMFQRLIGNQKELVRPVLRIESRELRPLHMAEGVVWFDFETLCCGPRSQNDYLEISSQFHTVILSGVPYMPPRMTNEARRFIWLIDVLYDHKIKLIISAEVPAVDLYTEGQITSEFSRTVSRLIEMQSRDYLDAPRRVVDTSLT, from the coding sequence TTGAAAGCATTAGAGTACTACCATCAAGAGTTAAAGCTGCGCGGGTATCACAGTGATCCTGCGCAGCTAGCTGCTATTGAGCGTTTGCAAGATTGCGAAGATGAGTGGGTTGCTTACAAAGAAATTCGCAGTAACGGCTTAAAAAAGAAACTCTTTAAACCCAAGCTACCCCGTGGCGTCTATCTATGGGGTGGTGTCGGTCGCGGCAAATCCTTTTTAATGGATTGCTTCTTTGCTGCATCCCCTTTAGAGAAAAAAATTCGTATTCACTTTCATGAGTTCATGCGAGAAGTACATCGTGAGCTTCATGAGCTCTCTGGTATGGCAGACCCTCTGGATGAGCTTGCAAAAAGAATTTCCAATAGATACCGGCTGATCTGTTTTGACGAGTTTCATATTAATGACATTGCTGATGCGATGATTCTCTATCGTTTGTTGAGCGCGCTCTTCGAAGATCGCGTTCAGTTTGTGATGACGTCGAACTATCAACCGAGTCAGTTGTATCCCAATGGCTTGCATCGCGACCGTTTGCTTCCCGCAATTAAACTTCTTGAAGAGCAGCTCGATGTCATGAATGTCGATGCGGGTAATGACTATCGTCGTGTGCAAATGGCCCAAGTAGAGGCTTATCTCACGCCTGTAAATGCCAATACCAGTGCGATTCTGATGCAGATGTTTCAGAGGTTGATTGGAAATCAGAAGGAGTTAGTTCGTCCTGTTCTGCGTATTGAGTCTCGAGAGTTAAGGCCGCTTCACATGGCCGAAGGGGTGGTGTGGTTTGATTTTGAAACCTTGTGTTGCGGCCCAAGATCCCAGAATGATTACCTGGAGATATCTAGCCAGTTTCATACGGTGATTTTGTCCGGGGTGCCTTATATGCCCCCTAGGATGACTAATGAAGCCCGCCGCTTTATCTGGCTAATTGACGTTCTTTACGACCATAAAATCAAGTTAATCATCTCTGCGGAGGTTCCTGCAGTCGATTTATACACCGAGGGGCAGATTACTAGTGAGTTCTCTCGGACAGTTTCTCGCTTGATAGAGATGCAATCTCGCGACTACCTAGATGCACCTCGCCGTGTGGTTGACACCAGCTTGACCTAA
- a CDS encoding class I SAM-dependent methyltransferase, with translation MSLWVLRTIEVNPLISNHDVIADASVWVKRFAALIPAEGLVLDLACGAGRHAGLLASLGHTVLAVDQDIEPIERLKNPHIQALQENLEGALWPLAGQQFSAIVVTNYLYRPFLDELPRMLSDGGIFIYETFADGNAQFGRPSNPNFLLKSGELLALAARSGLKVIAYEDIYLDQPKPAMVQRIVAVKGHLKGYVPLQFGG, from the coding sequence GTGAGTCTATGGGTCTTGCGTACGATTGAAGTTAATCCCTTGATCTCAAATCACGATGTCATTGCAGATGCCTCCGTTTGGGTAAAGCGTTTTGCTGCTCTTATACCCGCCGAGGGGTTGGTTTTGGATTTGGCTTGTGGTGCTGGCAGGCATGCTGGATTGTTAGCATCCCTGGGTCATACGGTTTTAGCGGTTGATCAAGATATTGAGCCTATTGAGCGTTTAAAAAATCCTCATATTCAAGCCCTGCAAGAGAATCTGGAAGGTGCCCTTTGGCCTTTGGCAGGCCAGCAGTTTTCAGCAATTGTGGTTACAAATTACCTATATCGTCCATTTTTAGATGAACTGCCGAGGATGTTGAGTGATGGGGGTATCTTTATCTACGAGACCTTCGCCGATGGAAATGCCCAGTTTGGGCGGCCATCCAACCCTAATTTCCTACTGAAATCAGGGGAATTACTCGCTTTGGCTGCACGCTCGGGCCTCAAAGTGATTGCTTACGAGGATATTTACCTTGATCAGCCTAAACCAGCCATGGTTCAGCGGATTGTTGCTGTAAAAGGGCATTTAAAAGGGTACGTTCCGTTACAATTTGGTGGTTAA
- a CDS encoding cupin domain-containing protein, with protein MTTFYLSKPYDPPQAPQNLPLDRPWALLGGNSPQKFMKTFWHKKPLLVRGAIPAFELAKQMGEPLGSAISPEELLKIAGNEVVESRLIQAQPWSFTNGPFKKKTIPPLDAPNWTLLLQGMEARHPAAAKVLSWFRFIPDARLDDLMISIAGPGGGVGPHFDSYDVFLIQMSGRRRWRISEQGGLSLNPNLPLKILQQFKAEQEWDLEPGDMLYLPPHVAHEGIALDAACQTWSVGFRSQSYREILQEGLWRLAESLEDFPDLDKHFADPNQSATSAAEQLPEELIKQVGQKLRGLKLDRVETFLPGIAAYLSEPKPQAYFDGLANTHSPEAFKLLLEIQALKPHPQTRILALGKVIYCNGEDMTSDQEARIQKAWRALAAKKQINGPIGAVAPDNSLFEAFTAGWLIFN; from the coding sequence ATGACTACATTTTACTTGAGCAAGCCCTATGATCCACCGCAGGCACCCCAAAATCTTCCTCTAGATCGTCCTTGGGCTCTTCTAGGGGGAAATAGTCCTCAAAAGTTCATGAAAACCTTCTGGCATAAAAAGCCGCTTTTGGTTCGTGGTGCTATCCCCGCATTTGAGCTTGCAAAACAAATGGGCGAGCCCCTTGGTAGCGCAATTTCACCGGAGGAGCTATTGAAGATTGCAGGCAATGAAGTAGTTGAATCAAGATTAATTCAAGCTCAGCCTTGGAGTTTTACAAACGGCCCATTCAAGAAAAAAACTATTCCGCCCCTCGATGCACCGAACTGGACGCTCCTACTTCAAGGCATGGAAGCCAGACATCCAGCAGCAGCAAAAGTACTCTCTTGGTTTCGCTTTATTCCAGATGCCCGTTTAGATGATCTGATGATCAGTATTGCTGGTCCGGGTGGCGGCGTTGGACCTCACTTTGATTCTTATGATGTCTTTTTAATTCAGATGTCGGGTCGTCGGCGTTGGCGCATCTCAGAACAAGGAGGCTTAAGCTTAAATCCCAATCTTCCCTTAAAAATTTTGCAACAATTTAAGGCGGAGCAAGAATGGGATTTAGAGCCAGGGGATATGCTGTATTTACCCCCGCATGTAGCGCATGAAGGAATTGCATTGGATGCGGCTTGCCAAACTTGGTCAGTCGGATTTAGATCGCAAAGCTATAGAGAAATACTTCAAGAGGGCTTATGGCGTCTTGCTGAATCACTTGAAGATTTTCCAGATCTGGATAAACACTTTGCCGATCCAAACCAATCGGCAACTAGCGCAGCCGAACAACTCCCAGAAGAGCTTATTAAGCAAGTAGGCCAGAAATTAAGAGGCTTAAAGCTCGATCGTGTAGAAACATTCCTCCCAGGAATAGCTGCCTATTTGAGCGAACCTAAGCCACAGGCCTATTTTGATGGACTGGCAAATACGCATTCCCCGGAAGCATTCAAACTTCTACTTGAAATACAAGCCCTGAAACCTCACCCCCAAACCAGGATACTTGCACTAGGCAAGGTGATTTACTGCAACGGTGAGGATATGACTAGCGACCAAGAAGCTCGGATTCAAAAGGCATGGCGCGCTCTTGCTGCCAAAAAACAAATCAACGGCCCTATTGGTGCAGTAGCCCCAGATAACAGTCTTTTCGAAGCCTTCACAGCTGGCTGGCTCATTTTTAATTAG
- a CDS encoding RNA methyltransferase — MNTTQAQLLRWVMVETSHPGNVGSAARALKTMGFGDLRLIKPKISGVAKMPEAIALASGAVDILQASQESPALESAVQDCALVLGLTSRDREFGPPALNWQGARPLIQAAIHGKQRVALLFGPERTGLDNHHLSLCTHRVWLDANPLYPSLNLAQAMMVCAFTLRETLVTNSKSMPADLIQSSSELVDYADPAAVAAMLDHWRAGLEAIGYLDPANPKKLMPRLQALFARTRLHQEEIDLLRGIAKQMLLRK, encoded by the coding sequence ATGAATACTACTCAAGCACAATTATTGCGCTGGGTGATGGTTGAAACTAGCCATCCCGGAAACGTCGGTTCCGCCGCGCGTGCACTTAAAACCATGGGATTTGGAGATCTACGCCTGATAAAGCCAAAGATTTCTGGGGTTGCCAAGATGCCAGAGGCAATCGCTCTTGCTAGTGGTGCGGTCGATATCCTGCAAGCCAGCCAAGAATCCCCCGCCCTTGAATCGGCTGTACAGGATTGCGCTCTCGTCCTGGGTCTTACGAGCCGTGACCGAGAGTTTGGACCGCCCGCTCTCAATTGGCAGGGTGCTCGCCCCTTAATTCAGGCGGCGATTCATGGCAAACAACGTGTCGCCCTCCTGTTTGGTCCCGAGCGAACAGGTTTGGATAACCATCATCTTTCCCTCTGCACCCATCGAGTGTGGCTAGATGCTAATCCACTCTACCCCTCACTCAACCTTGCCCAAGCAATGATGGTCTGCGCTTTCACTCTAAGAGAGACCTTAGTAACGAATTCAAAATCTATGCCGGCGGACTTAATTCAAAGCTCCTCAGAGCTTGTGGACTATGCTGATCCAGCGGCCGTGGCTGCAATGCTTGATCATTGGCGAGCAGGGCTTGAGGCTATTGGCTATCTTGATCCTGCTAATCCCAAGAAACTGATGCCCCGTCTACAAGCCCTATTTGCAAGGACCCGACTCCATCAGGAGGAAATCGACCTTCTACGGGGAATTGCCAAACAGATGCTCTTAAGAAAGTAA
- a CDS encoding inositol monophosphatase family protein, giving the protein MHPMLNVAVKAARRAGTVINRASLNLERLQVDRKQHNDFVTEVDRQAEAAIIETLSEAYPSHGFLAEETGAQNIDAENVWIIDPLDGTTNFIHGFPQYAVSIALSVNGVTQQAVVYDPTRDELFTATRGAGAYLDRRRLRVATQDRLANCLLGTGFPYREDQDLEKYLKIFADMSRQSAGLRRPGAASLDLAYVAAGRYDGFFESDLKPWDMAAGALLITESGGLIGNYRGEEGFLQSGEVMCANPRIFAQMVQCLSKYSNN; this is encoded by the coding sequence ATGCATCCCATGTTAAATGTGGCCGTGAAGGCTGCCCGTCGTGCCGGAACCGTGATTAACAGAGCCTCTCTCAATTTAGAGCGTCTTCAGGTTGACCGTAAACAGCATAATGATTTTGTAACCGAGGTGGACAGACAGGCCGAAGCGGCCATAATTGAAACGCTCAGCGAGGCTTACCCGTCTCATGGGTTTTTGGCTGAAGAAACTGGCGCTCAAAACATTGATGCTGAAAACGTGTGGATCATTGACCCACTAGATGGCACTACCAATTTTATTCATGGCTTTCCGCAATATGCAGTTTCGATTGCCCTGTCTGTTAATGGCGTTACCCAACAAGCTGTAGTGTATGACCCCACTCGCGATGAACTCTTCACAGCCACCCGTGGTGCAGGCGCTTATTTAGATCGCCGGCGCTTGCGTGTTGCCACTCAAGATCGCCTAGCAAATTGCCTTTTAGGCACTGGCTTTCCTTATCGTGAAGACCAAGACTTAGAGAAGTATTTAAAAATCTTCGCTGATATGTCGCGTCAATCTGCAGGCCTTCGTCGTCCTGGTGCTGCTTCTTTAGATTTAGCTTATGTTGCTGCTGGTCGATACGATGGATTTTTTGAGAGTGATCTGAAGCCATGGGACATGGCTGCAGGGGCATTATTGATTACGGAGTCTGGTGGTTTGATAGGTAATTACCGTGGCGAGGAAGGCTTCTTGCAAAGTGGTGAAGTGATGTGCGCTAATCCACGAATTTTTGCTCAGATGGTGCAGTGCTTATCCAAATACTCCAATAACTAA